ACTTAAAAAATTCGCTCGACCACACAATTCCCCAACTTTAATCACAAAAATGCCAACAACTTGTGAATGCGTTTTGGtttttattaattgttatttttgTATATTGGTTCATAGCGTTTGCCAACTGAATGAAAaactttttaaataaaatatcaaactGTACATCTACGAGCAACCTCAACTTTTCGAGGTTGATTAAAATATCTTCCACGGTGCGTAAAAAGCTAAGCAACACGTGCAACAGTTTTTAACCCCTACCTAACCTCAAAAAGTAAATGAATTCCTCTTTCCACCGTTGCATCGACCATTCACGGCGGAAAGGATTTGCCGCGTCTGTTGTATAAATTTGTTTTCCTTGAAATTGCACGAGGTGCAACGTCTGCGATGTTTACACACGCGCGTGCGAGTCTTTTGAGAAGCAAATGGTCTTGAAGCAACCGCAAATTAATCGATCAGACCGGCACAAAAGACGGAAGCATTGGGCGGGCAAGGGCAAGGGGCTGTAGGGCGATGCTGCGCTAGGCTTTCAATTGAATTTTTCCCGCTAAACGGAACAGGAGCGATGTTCGCCGGCGGAAAATCGATCAGCGGCGTGCTCTCGCCTATTATGAAACAAAAATCTGGTGATCGGCCGGCGGAGCCCGATGCCCATTTTCCGGGGAAAAGCCGTAATGGAGTTTCGGCGTCCGCCGCCATTGTTTCGCAGTTTTATAAGCCGACGAGAGTGCCGAGGAACATTCTCTGGCCCGCGAACGATTTTACACAATGCCGCGGAGACGAGGTCAGGATATCCGCAGCGAAACTTCGCTGGCCCGCCGTTCCGTTGTCCTTAAAAATAGCCGATCGCCGATTCCGTGCTTGTACACAATCGTTTTCTTACGAAGGAAACCGTCCGGGTAACTCGACGGTTTTGAACCTCGTCCGGCCCGCCTTTCGAAGacgtcgaaacaatcgagtttaaATAATTTCTGGACTGGAAAACTCGGTACAAATCGACCCGATTTTATCGACGGATTTAACGTAAAAGACGTCGCTCGGGCGTGCTATGATTAAATTTACAATGTATCGGTGCAACGAAGTTCGACTTTAACACTTGGATTTCGTAGATTTCACTACGAATTTTTATACTATTCTATTGtatcttcctaattttattaagatcatCGAAGCGTAAGAATGTCCAGAAAGTAAttcatattatacaatttaacttctgaattttaatttgattagaTAAAGATATTTTTGAATTTACGCAAATTTCATGCAAATTTTTCCAATAAAATACTTCAGATTTATGCAACTTTTAAGATAGGCGGCGTGGAAGTCAACGTGTTTAACGACGGAGAAGATTTGAACCGATTGACGCCAGGGCGGCGTCATCGGCCGTGACGGCGTTAGCCCGTTCACGACCACCGTTGATTCTTACGTAACACTATGGCCGGCTCGTTCAACGACACTTctgcaacgtcttcgaagtccAATCCGAGGGTGAAGCgcgttaaaaacatcgtttTGTCAGGTTGCGAGCGAAGGAAAGTAATTTTCGTCGCTATTAGTTTGCTTCGGGCAAGAACTTCGCGGTCTAATAAGAGAGCGGGAATTCGGGAAACGTCACTTAGGCATGTCGTTCAGGGCCAGCcggaattattataatataaatgacaAGCGTCACGAGGGATCGTCGCCGCGCACGGCTGAGAGGGCACCGTATATTTATAGCCGGGTAATGCGGATCCGTATCCATTTCTCGCGACGTCTCTCAGTGACGAACGAGACCGTCACGGAACCGTACAGCTATTTGATTACTATCCCGTGATTGATCCCTTCGCCTAGATAACTCGGCCCGCGCCGAGCTTAATGCCAGATATTGTTTAAATGAATTATCAACCGGTCCGGAGGTCCTTGAACCCGCCCTCGGCTCGCGGCCGGAATATCTTCGATCGAGTGCGTCTTCGAGTTCATGAGAATTTCATATGTTTCCGAAGACTTCCGCGATCATCCAAAATTCGCGGTTCCAAGAATAGCAGGATTTCCACGGGATGTTTAACATCTCTGCAACGATTATCGAATTACATATTTCGGTAAAAGGATCCGTTAAAATAGTGTACAGAATCTATTGTCACGATTTTCAGTAACACCGCGCATCTCAGTTTATTTGAATCCTTcacgctcgaagccatttttattccgaatccaaaatagtttttccaGTATTTTTATTCTTTAATAGTATCTCTATAATATTTGATACGACTTGTTGCATTTCATGCATATAAAATTGCGCCTCGCGATTCGTACGACAAtttacactttcaacaattttcctTTTTCAAATATAAACACAGATTCGACGATGTAAACATTATttcgatataataatttatatatatatataaaatattataataattaaaatattaatttatatattatatatataagttatatatatatatataaatatatatatatatatatatatatatatatatatatatatatatatatataatatattaataaaaagaaacaataataaattaatatatatatattatataccgtCGTAACAAAATATCAGTCTAACGGATGATAATTTCACGCGACTTTTCCCGATCACGTTTTCGCACCGTTACTCCGAACAATGCAATAGAAATAAGAACAACCGACTCGTCGACCCCTCCGAATGGGATTATCCCATTGTGTCGCCTTTCCACCGACGAACTGTCTCGTTTCGGAGATTCTCGGACATCCGCGCGGTGTCCGAGAGTCTGCGTTGCGACCAATCGAGTCCGggcaaaaaaaagaaagaaagaaagaaaaaccaGAAAATCTCGAATAGCTGCCCCCGGGTAGCCTAATCATCCCCGGCGGTCAACTACGATTAATCAGAGTCCTGTTGCATTTTTTTCTTTCAGTTGCCGCGTAACCCTGGCGTGATTGGTGGCGAAATCGGACGGGGTGGAGAGGCGAGGCGGGGAGGGCGGGTTCAAGCAGGTGTCGGTCTGGTTGTAAGAGTAAACTGTCCATAGGATGAACAACGAGCGGCCGTTTGAGCGAAAATTGTATCCTGAAGATACGCCTAGGGTGCTGAGTCTGGATCCGGCCGAGGGGCCGCTTCGGAAGCCGCCTGGGATGGATCATCTGACGTACATGCAATGGGGACACTTTCTCCAGAATCAGCGGGAAGTACGACGTGGGATATTGCCGGAGAAGCAGAGTCCGTTCCTTCGTTCGCTGGACAACAAGGTCAAGTCGTACGTTAGATTTTGCAACACGACCAGCCACGTGGTGGCGTTGTTTTGGATCGATTACAAAGGCCAGGCTGTCAGGTACGGCACACTGTCGCGTAATAATTGCCTGGACATCGACACGTTCGTCACCCATCCATGGATCTTCGTCGACCAGCAGACGGGGGACAGGTAGGACTCGGGATCCCTATTATTTTTCTTCGACGAGGCAAGACATGTCGAAAGAGAACGATTCGATCGTTCTCTCGATCAACGAGAGATCCGAATCCCCGTCGTCGTTCTCGTTTCTCCGACCGATTTGCCCGCAGCGATCCGCATCGAACGGCTCGATTTCGAGAAGGAACCAGACGGGGAAAGAGCTGGAACCTTGGTGCTTATCCTCGAATTCGTTGCTAATCGTCATTGGCTGGTTGGCTGACAAGGGTGTCGACGCGTGATGCTCCGACTCGATTGATTCTGTGATTAACAGAGATCCGGCAGGCCCTGGATCGGACGATTTTCGCAGCGATTCCGCTGTTCCGTTGGCTTCTTTTCTTCGGTCTCGTTGTCATGTAATCGAAGAATCTTTGAACTCCTTCAGCCATGGCTAGATCCGTTCGAATCATCGCGCGTCGATTTCCTTGATCGTGCGGCCCAACCTGCTGAAGTTTCCGTCGCTTTCTCCGTTCGACGCGGCGCACAGTGGGCCCGATCGAAGAATTAGCTGTTCGCAGAAAAATCTAGGTGACCTTATTTTTTCGGTTTTCATTGAACAGAGAAGAATCTCTTTGTAGATTTCCTGACGGCGTTTGTAGATGCAAAAGCgccgattacagtaaattttctctaatCGATGCACggattttgtacaaaaatggataatttgggaaaaggggATGCGATCATTCTATTACACagtgaaagtggcgggttcctcgggtcatttgaagcaaccttttcctttacaaaaattttctccgaggcgccattgacgagttattaacgaaacacagtgaccaataagaggctagctcagctggcgcgaggcgaccgagccaatgagcggaactgggcttcgtgcgctggttggatgggccgcctcgcgtcagccgtactcgattcttattggtcactgtttttcgttaataacttgttaacggtgcctcggagaacatttctgtacagaaagaagttgcttcaaatgatccgaagaacccgctatttccggattgcgagacatttttgggacaccctgtatatattatatattatattgtattgtattaatatacataatattgataatatataaaaaaataatatatatattatatatatcatacgattatactattttatagttgttggcaatcggtaactataaaaacaagccgcgggACTCGACTAATCGCAtgatcccctcttcccaaacgATCTagttttgtgtacaatttaagcgtcaattagggagaatttactgtattcagaCGATCTCACTTGTTAAATATATTGACGCTTTTTGTGTCGGAAGAGCTTTGCAATGAATCGCGCGATTTTTCTTTTCGAAGTAAAATGATCGCTTTATTCGATTCACACATTTATACATTTTCGCAATTGTATCGCGGTATTTTGTATCGGGAAAACTACGATTAATCGTGTAATTATACTTTTCAAAGTGCAACGGATGCTTCGTTCAATTAAAATGCTCGAAAATTttcggaattttttttttttaaatgctcGGGCAGTCACGGCAATTAAcggctaaacctaccgagcactaaaagtgaTCAACATTTGTCGTTTTATAAGAATGTCAAGACCAAATTAATTTAAACGTtttgccatttttattataatggatcataatttattgtaatttattgcaatgtattataatgtattgtaatgtattataatgtattataatatatcataatgtATTACAACgcattataatgtattataatgtattataatgtaTCATAATGTATTATAACGTACTACTATATATCAATCAGGAAATCTACTGAATTATTTCCTACAGAAGAGTCTGAAAAACAGAATCATATAAAACAGCGCCTCTTATTTAATCGCACGATTATACTCTTCGAAGTTCGACTGCCCCGTCGATCATGCCATGATCATGCTAGTCGATAATTCCTTTCAGAATCAGGCTGACGATACTGTcgccgtaaaaaaaaaaaaaaatagaacagCGTCGCTATACCGCTTGCCCAATTTGCAGGCAACAGTAGCTTCCGGAACGCTCAAATTACAATCGATTACAAACAGGTTAATTTAGACGTTTcgtcatttttatcgtaatgcATTATAATTCATTGTGATGCATGGATACCAGCGTTTcgtcatttttatcgtaatgcattataatttattgtaacgCATGGATACGGGGGATTTGACGTTTCGGCGAATGAACAGCTCCTTCGATCTGGCCCATTGAGAGACGCGGTTGAAAGCGAGTTACGAGGACGGGGATTCGATCTCCGATGTGAACGATGGTAGGATCGATTGCGATTTTCAGGTACTCGGTGAACCACAAGCCGGTGTTCTACCCGGAGCCGCATCGGCTGAATGGAGGCGGCAGGACTCGCGTTTTGATCACAGAGCCGATGTACAATCTGCGAGATCGGGCTCTCAGAGTGGTCGCGGAACGTATGACTAACTGTCACGACGCCTACAAGCTCGAAATTCCCTTTGAGCTCCAGAACGAGGTGTCGTATAAAATAAGTTACATGAACCAGACTTGAAATTTTCAATGTTACTCGAAACCCTTTGCGCTCTCGACGCCGTTTAATCTCCGAAATCGCAAATAAGTTGTTCCGATACGAAACACGACGTGCACGTAAAATTGACCTTTTTAAAACATAAACGAGTTTCATGATGCACAAGTTACCGCGGAACGTGACACGAGTCGAAGCGACGCCCCGGTGTCACTCGAGTGCCAAAAGGGTTGTACACCGAACGGTGGACGCAACGGCTGGAAAGCTGTATCAGATGAGATGTAACGATGCATGTGAAACGTTATAAATGACACTTATTTTCTGTATTATTAAAGATTTTCATGTATAATATGGACATAAATAtaacgaataaagaattacgcGATCTTTCGAGTTTATTTGTTATCACCGTTATCACACTTCACATTCGCTTTTGTTAAATGATCGTTTTATTATATTCCTTGTCGTGCGATAGCTTGCGATTTTTCTACGAAATTTTTATTCTAAACGTAGGCGCAGGGCCCGCATTTTCTAGCCATATCACTTTTTACTCTTAATTAGTCAAACACGTGTATAGCATAACACGCGACGGTTATGGGATAGTGAATCGCGTGCACGCGCATATGGGAAGTCCCACATTTGTATCCGAAATAATTATGCGTTCGGAAATATTGCCAAGAcgattaatttacgattattcatatcgcaaaggtgcatttgtgagttatttattcaatttatttgttactcgcggcaaatgttacaataatacttgtccaaaatcagaataaatgtcatattgtttcttttataagctaatataaaacagctgttttttgtgctccgtaaatctagcgttaaagtgTGCTGGTACAAATTTGCTGGTTGCTCCAAATGAATGAATACAAAGAGAAAAATAACCGGGATACATATATCATCCCggttattttatgtataattatataaaaattataaaaaatagtgttatatatataataataataattataataataataataataattagggaAGATAATAGGGAGTGTAGGGACAATTACTAACCAGACAATTACTAAAAGTAACATTTTATTGCGGTAAtagatagaaaataaataaaaatgaatgtaaataaatcaaatgataagtaaataaaaatgaatgtgaatataataaatgttaTCTGAAGCAGTGAAGTAATTTCGCAGCACACC
This genomic stretch from Megalopta genalis isolate 19385.01 chromosome 5, iyMegGena1_principal, whole genome shotgun sequence harbors:
- the LOC117224003 gene encoding von Hippel-Lindau tumor suppressor homolog, encoding MNNERPFERKLYPEDTPRVLSLDPAEGPLRKPPGMDHLTYMQWGHFLQNQREVRRGILPEKQSPFLRSLDNKVKSYVRFCNTTSHVVALFWIDYKGQAVRYGTLSRNNCLDIDTFVTHPWIFVDQQTGDRYSVNHKPVFYPEPHRLNGGGRTRVLITEPMYNLRDRALRVVAERMTNCHDAYKLEIPFELQNEVSYKISYMNQT